Below is a window of Bordetella genomosp. 9 DNA.
CGGTTGGCATATCGCCGGGCTGCCCGGCATGCTGGTCAGCAGCTTCGCCAAGTTCGTGCCGTCTTCGCTGGTGGTCATCGTGGTGATGCGCCTGTGGGATCGCTTCAAGGACAAGCCGTGGCGCGCGGTCGCGCAGGCAGGCATCTTCCCGGTCACGGTGGGCCTGCTGGCGGCCAGCGCGGCCTTGATCACCGAAGCCTCGGTCGATGGCTGGCTGCTGGGCGCGATCGCGGCGGCTGTGGCCTTGCTGGGTTGGCGCACGCGCCTGCATCCGCTGTGGCTGCTGCTGGGCGGAGCGCTGGTCGGACTGGCGGGGCTGCCGGGCGGTTTCTAGCTTGATCCATGTCAGGGCGCGGTGGGCGGGATGGCGTAGAATTTCCGCCCTGGCTTGAACCTCCGGCGTGTCGATGATCCGACGCGCCGGGCCGCGTGGAATACCCGATGTCTTCGCCGTTGACAGCTGCCCAGCTCGACATCCTGCGTGAGCAGGGCTTTGTGGTCGTACCCGATTTCCTGCCCGCCGCGCAGCGCGATGAACTGCGCGCACTGGCGCAGGCCCAGCTCGAACAGGCCGTCGCGCCGGTCGAATACGAGGCCGACCTGGCCTATCCCGGCGCGCCCGTTTCGCGCCAGGCCGAAGGCGGCGGCACCGTCAGGCGCCTGCTGGATGCGTATGCCCGCGATCCGCGCTTCGCGGCCTGGGCCACCGCGCCCGCCGTGGCGGAATCCTTGCAGCGCTATTTCGGCCAGACACCCGTGCTGTCCCGCGCGCATCACAATTGCGTGATGACCAAGCATCCGCGTTTCGGCAGCCTGACCGGCTGGCACCGTGACATCCGCTATTGGTCCTTCGATCGGCAGGACCTGGTTTCCACCTGGCTGGCCCTGGGGCGGGAGACCGCGCAAAACGGTGGATTGTGGCTGGTCCCGGGCTCGCATGTGATGGAGCTGCCGGCCGAGCGTTTCGATGGCGCGCAGTTCCTGCGCGAGGACTTGCCCGAAAATGCGGCCTTGATCGCGCGCGCCGTGTCGCCGGAACTGGCGCCGGGCGACGTTCTGTTCTTTCATTGCAGAACCTTGCACGCCGCCGGCCGCAACCAGAGCGACCAGGTCAAGCTGTCCGTGGTCCACACCTACCACGCGGCCGATACGCATCCCTTGCCGAACACCCGGTCGGCCAGCAAGCCGGAAGTTCCACTCGCGCCCGCGCCGCACTGATACGCCGCCCCTGATACGCCGCCGTCCGGCGCCCCGTTGAAACCTTCTCGCCGGGGGGATGTCATAACGACATCCCGTCACGAGTGTCAATCATGGTTTCATATCGCGAAAAACAGCGGAACCCCAGGCAACAGCGCTCCGGGCAGGAGAGCCCCGGGCTGGAGAGCCCCGGGCTGGACAGCCTGGACAGCGGCACCCGCGTCTCGCCCGCCACCCTGGCGGCGCTATTCGACGGCGGGCGGAAAATCTCGGCCTGGCGCCTGATCAAGCCATATTGGGTCTCGGAAGACCGCCACCGGGCCAGGGGCCTGCTGGCGTTGGTGCTGGCGTTGAATCTGGGAATCGTCTATGTGAACCTCAGGGTCAACACCTGGTACGCGACGTTCTATGATGCCCTGGATAAACGCGACCTTCCCGCGTTCACCCACCTGATTTTGGTTTTTACGCTGCTGGCTTTCATTTTCATTGCGTTGAGCACCGCACAGATCTACTTCCGCCAGATGCTCGAATTCCGCTGGCGCCAGTGGCTCACCGACGTATACCTGCGGCAATGGCTGATCAGCCGTTCCTATTACCGCATGGAACGCGACCGTATCGTGGACAACCCGGATCAGCGTATCGCCGAGGACCTGCGCAGCATGGCGAGCAATACGCTGGCGCTGTCCATCGACCTGATATCGACGATCGCCACCTTCTGCGTGTTCGTCTCCCTGTTGTGGATGCTGTCGGGCGCGCTGGCGTTCGCGGTGTTCGGCCATCCCGAGCATATCCCCGGCTATATGGTCTGGGTCGCCATCGGCTATGGCATCCTGGGTTCCTTCCTGGTGCACAAGATCGCGCGCCGGCTGGTCGACGTCGGCTATCGGCAGCAGAAAGTGGAAGCCGATTTTCGCGTGCTGCTGGTGCGCGTGCGCGAAAACGCCGAGCAGATCGCCTTCTACGATGGCGGGCCGCAGGAAGGCCGGCGCGCGCGCGTGGCCTTCAAGGCCGTGCGCAACAACTGGCGCGAAATCATGCGCTATACCAAGCGGCTGGTGTTCGCCAATTCCATCTATTCGCAGATCGCCGTGATCTTTCCGCTGGTCGCCGCCGCGCCGCGCTACTTCGCGGGCGCCTTCACCCTGGGCGTACTCATGCAGCTGAACAACGCCTTTGGCCAGGTCAGCGGCGCCTGTTCGTGGTTCATCAACAGTTATGCCACGCTGGCGGACTGGCGTGCCACCATCAACCGCTTGCGTGAGTTCAGCATGCGCATGGGGCAGGGCGATCCCGACCGGTTGACGCGCGAGCAGGGCCACGAGGTCGCCGCGCGCGGCCTGCAGATCTTCCGTCCCGATGGCCAGGCGCTGGACGTGCCGGCCGAGTTCCGCCTGCGTCCCGGCGAACGCTGGCTGGTGCGCGGCCCGTCCGGCGCCGGCAAGAGCACGCTGCTGCGCACCCTGGCCGGCCTGTGGCCGCATGCGTCGGGCTCGCTGACCATGCCGGCGGGAGCGGATATGCAACGCTATGCCGATGCCGGCGCGGGCGCCGGCGCCGCTCCGGGCGGGCAGCCTGGCCCGGATGGCGACAAGCGCCACGTCGCGCTGTTCCTGCCGCAAATGGCGTACGTGCCCGACGGCACCTTGAAGCAGGCCGTCTGCTATCCCGACAGCGCGGAAGCCTACAGCGACGCCGAGTGCGCGGACGTGTTGCGCCTGTGCAGGCTGGAGGCCTATGCCGGGCAACTGGACGTGGTCGATGCGTGGTCGCGGCGCCTGTCGCCCGGTGAAAAGCAGCGCCTGGCGTTCGCCCGCGCGCTGCTGCTCAAGCCCGACTTCCTGTTCATGGACGAGTCCACTTCCTCGCTCGATACCGACACCGAGCGCCATCTGTACGAAACGCTGCTGCAACGCCTGCCGCGCGCGGCCATCGTCAGCGTGGCCCACCGCGATACGCTGGCGCGCTTCCACACGCACGAAATGCGGGTGGGGCCGCAGGCGGGCGCGCAGCAACTGGCGCTGGCGGCGGCCGGAGCCTGAATGCCTGTATTGACGCGCCGATCGCTGGCGGCCGTCGCCGCGTCCCTGGCGGCCTGCCTGGCATTCGCCTTGTCCGGCGGCCACGCGCATGCCCGTGCCGATGTCGATGCAACGGCGCCGGCGCGCATCGTGGCGGCCATGTCGCCCGACATCGAGCCTTCGGCGCCTGCGCAGCGTGGCACCGCCATCGTGCGTGCGGCCACGCAAGCCGGCGACATCAGCGAAAGCTTCGTCATCGCGCCGGCGGTATTCTGGCGCGAGATCTTCCCCGGCATCCTGCTGCTGCTGGCGACCGCGGTAGGCGTGTCGCTGGGCTATTGGCAGTTGCGCCGCGAGGTCATGCGGCGGCGCGCGGTCGAAGCGCAATTGCAGGCGGCCCGCGATCTCGCGGACAGCGCGGCCCTGGCCAAGGCGACGTTCCTGGCGACCATGAGCCACGAGATACGGACGCCGCTCAGCGGGATCATCGGCATGCTGGACCTGCTCATGCGGGCATCGATGGGATCGGAGCAACGGCAGATGCTGGGGGCCATCAACGCGGCCACCAACTCGCTGCTGCAGATCCTGGACCAGGTGATGGATTTCTCCAAAATGGAGGCCAACCGCATGAGCCTGGAATCTGTGCCGGTGGACCTGCGCGCCATGGTGCAGAGCGTGGTCATGGTGATGGGCGAGCCCGCGCGCCGCCGCGGCGTCAAGACCCCCTATGAAATCGACGACAAGCTCGGCGACGCGCTGCTGGGCGATCCCCTGCGGATCCGGCAGATCCTGACCAACCTGATCAGCAATGCCGCGAAGTTCACCGCGCATGGCGAGGTGCGATTGACGCTGACCGTGGACGCGTCGGATGCGGGCCATCAGTCGCTGCGCTTCGTCGTGGCGGATACGGGCATCGGCATACCCAGGGAAAAACTGGCGCAGGTCATGACGCCATTCCTGCAGGCCGACACGTCGATTTCGCGGCATTACGGCGGCAGCGGGCTGGGCCTGTCCGTCTCCAGCCGGTTGGCCGCGCTGATGGGGGGCAAGCTGCTGTTGAGCAGCGCGCCGGAGCAGGGCACGCGGGCCACCTTCGTCTGCCGCCTGCCGATCGCAAGACAGGCGGACGCGTCCGCCGCCGCGCGCGCCGGCGCGATGCCGATGGCGGCGTTGCCCGCCAAGGCGATCCCATTGGGTGCGATCGCATCGAATGCGAATCCGTCGGAGGCGAACGCATCGGATGCAGGCCCATCGGCGGCCATGGACGCGCTGCCGGATGTCGAGCTCGGCCCGGACGCGCCGCGCCTGCTGGTGGTGGACGACCATGCGATCAACCGCGACCTGATCCGCAGGCAGCTCGCCGCGCTCGGGTATGCCTGCGACGCGCGCGCCGATGGCGCCACGGCCCTGCAGGCTTTGCGTTCGGGCCGCTATGCCATGTTGCTGACGGATTGCCAGATGCCGGCAATGGGGGGCGCCGAGCTGGTCCAGGCCTGGCGCCAGGAAGAATCGCGCTGCGGCATGGCGCGCCTGCCCATCGCCATGGTCACCGCGCGGCCTCGTGAGGAACCGTCGCGCGATCCGGACATCGATGCCCATATCCGCAAACCCGTCACGCTGGACCGGTTGCGGGCGGTCCTGCTCACGTGCCTGCCGCCGGAAGCGGTGACGGCCGCGCTTGAAATGGACTGCGCGCCGGCGGCGCCGCGAGGCGGACTGGCTCTGGCGGTGCTCAGGGAAAATTTCCGCCAGGACGATGCTGCCCTGA
It encodes the following:
- a CDS encoding phytanoyl-CoA dioxygenase family protein; amino-acid sequence: MSSPLTAAQLDILREQGFVVVPDFLPAAQRDELRALAQAQLEQAVAPVEYEADLAYPGAPVSRQAEGGGTVRRLLDAYARDPRFAAWATAPAVAESLQRYFGQTPVLSRAHHNCVMTKHPRFGSLTGWHRDIRYWSFDRQDLVSTWLALGRETAQNGGLWLVPGSHVMELPAERFDGAQFLREDLPENAALIARAVSPELAPGDVLFFHCRTLHAAGRNQSDQVKLSVVHTYHAADTHPLPNTRSASKPEVPLAPAPH
- a CDS encoding chromate transporter encodes the protein MTTVLIQLAVLFTQLSLIAFGGGNTILPEMQRQVVDVHHWMTAENFTALFALAQAAPGPNLMIVPMIGWHIAGLPGMLVSSFAKFVPSSLVVIVVMRLWDRFKDKPWRAVAQAGIFPVTVGLLAASAALITEASVDGWLLGAIAAAVALLGWRTRLHPLWLLLGGALVGLAGLPGGF
- a CDS encoding ABC transporter ATP-binding protein/permease, with translation MVSYREKQRNPRQQRSGQESPGLESPGLDSLDSGTRVSPATLAALFDGGRKISAWRLIKPYWVSEDRHRARGLLALVLALNLGIVYVNLRVNTWYATFYDALDKRDLPAFTHLILVFTLLAFIFIALSTAQIYFRQMLEFRWRQWLTDVYLRQWLISRSYYRMERDRIVDNPDQRIAEDLRSMASNTLALSIDLISTIATFCVFVSLLWMLSGALAFAVFGHPEHIPGYMVWVAIGYGILGSFLVHKIARRLVDVGYRQQKVEADFRVLLVRVRENAEQIAFYDGGPQEGRRARVAFKAVRNNWREIMRYTKRLVFANSIYSQIAVIFPLVAAAPRYFAGAFTLGVLMQLNNAFGQVSGACSWFINSYATLADWRATINRLREFSMRMGQGDPDRLTREQGHEVAARGLQIFRPDGQALDVPAEFRLRPGERWLVRGPSGAGKSTLLRTLAGLWPHASGSLTMPAGADMQRYADAGAGAGAAPGGQPGPDGDKRHVALFLPQMAYVPDGTLKQAVCYPDSAEAYSDAECADVLRLCRLEAYAGQLDVVDAWSRRLSPGEKQRLAFARALLLKPDFLFMDESTSSLDTDTERHLYETLLQRLPRAAIVSVAHRDTLARFHTHEMRVGPQAGAQQLALAAAGA
- a CDS encoding ATP-binding protein, which gives rise to MPVLTRRSLAAVAASLAACLAFALSGGHAHARADVDATAPARIVAAMSPDIEPSAPAQRGTAIVRAATQAGDISESFVIAPAVFWREIFPGILLLLATAVGVSLGYWQLRREVMRRRAVEAQLQAARDLADSAALAKATFLATMSHEIRTPLSGIIGMLDLLMRASMGSEQRQMLGAINAATNSLLQILDQVMDFSKMEANRMSLESVPVDLRAMVQSVVMVMGEPARRRGVKTPYEIDDKLGDALLGDPLRIRQILTNLISNAAKFTAHGEVRLTLTVDASDAGHQSLRFVVADTGIGIPREKLAQVMTPFLQADTSISRHYGGSGLGLSVSSRLAALMGGKLLLSSAPEQGTRATFVCRLPIARQADASAAARAGAMPMAALPAKAIPLGAIASNANPSEANASDAGPSAAMDALPDVELGPDAPRLLVVDDHAINRDLIRRQLAALGYACDARADGATALQALRSGRYAMLLTDCQMPAMGGAELVQAWRQEESRCGMARLPIAMVTARPREEPSRDPDIDAHIRKPVTLDRLRAVLLTCLPPEAVTAALEMDCAPAAPRGGLALAVLRENFRQDDAALSGFLQASLTALRADLDQARSGLTPQFCARYADWLHRALGALGMLGHWPVVDQGNALEAALLDTPGADLLPDMQAFLRAFAATIDDIDREARQL